One part of the Vicia villosa cultivar HV-30 ecotype Madison, WI linkage group LG6, Vvil1.0, whole genome shotgun sequence genome encodes these proteins:
- the LOC131609116 gene encoding F-box/FBD/LRR-repeat protein At3g26920-like yields MDSYNNHVLPTFHNLTSLDLNSFNYRWRFLIQLLKHSPNLQTLKLNEAGKDKDRWTRKDDRENWVDPDFVSQCLSLHLKTCHLLSFLGLQGELLLAKYILKNAAVLQTMKIWNGGQPEIERLLQSCPRASSTCKLTVYHVPCKL; encoded by the exons ATGGATTCCTATAATAATCATGTACTTCCTACCTTTCATAATTTGACCTCCCTGGATCTTAACTCCTTCAATTACCGTTGGCGTTTCTTAATTCAACTTCTCAAACACTCTCctaaccttcaaacacttaaactTAACGAG GCGGGCAAAGATAAGGACAGATGGACGAGAAAAGATGACAGAGAAAATTGGGTGGACCCTGATTTTGTTTCACAGTGCCTTTCGTTGCACCTTAAAACTTGCCATCTTTTGAGCTTCTTAGGCCTACAAGGTGAGCTTTTGCTAGCAAAGTATATTTTGAAGAATGCAGCAGTTTTACAAACAATGAAAATCTGGAATGGTGGACAGCCTGAAATAGAAAGACTATTACAATCATGCCCAAGGGCTTCATCAACGTGTAAACTAACAGTTTATCATGTTCCATGTAAATTGTAG
- the LOC131613543 gene encoding F-box/LRR-repeat protein At4g14103-like — protein MADILSALPDEVVCHILSFLQTKDAVATSILSTRWKHLWRSVPVLNFTNTVLTDQNANFRVTDFIYYVLLSRVSALPIKAFKISLIYHYNEDNNLGIHSFYKWINFLVERGVENLDLFLMLSSPGVPDLPNTILTCKTLVSLHLLFFSINFTFPSVDLPSLKTLNLRFIFFPRNDGFMMFLAGCPNLEDLLVSYLLGFNSEDSLNSEQWKRLTLTNLTRASLDSPNYRFPLEPLHNVHSLSISMAKV, from the coding sequence ATGGCGGATATACTAAGCGCTCTCCCAGACGAAGTTGTATGTCACATTCTCTCCTTTCTCCAAACCAAAGACGCAGTTGCCACAAGCATTCTCTCAACGAGGTGGAAGCATCTCTGGCGTTCTGTTCCCGTTTTGAACTTCACCAACACTGTATTAACAGACCAAAACGCCAATTTTCGCGTTACCGATTTCATCTACTACGTTTTACTCTCACGAGTTTCCGCACTTCCCATTAAGGCTTTCAAAATCTCtcttatataccattataatgaAGATAACAATCTTGGCATTCACAGTTTTTACAAATGGATCAACTTTTTGGTAGAACGCGGTGTTGAGAATCTTGATCTCTTTCTAATGCTAAGCTCACCGGGCGTGCCTGATTTGCCTAATACCATTCTTACTTGCAAAACTCTTGtttctcttcatcttctttttttcAGTATAAACTTTACTTTTCCTTCTGTTGATCTTCCCTCGCTCAAAACTCTTAACTTACGATTTATATTTTTCCCAAGAAATGATGGTTTTATGATGTTTCTAGCTGGATGTCCCAATCTTGAGGATTTATTAGTATCTTATTTATTGGGGTTCAATTCTGAGGACTCTCTAAACAGTGAACAATGGAAAAGACTTACCTTAACTAACTTGACCCGAGCAAGTCTTGATTCGCCGAATTATCGCTTTCCATTGGAACCACTTCATAATGTTCATTCTCTTTCCATTTCAATGGCTAAGGTTTGA